One window from the genome of Actinoplanes teichomyceticus ATCC 31121 encodes:
- a CDS encoding ABC transporter ATP-binding protein: MKIVLQGVGKRFRGVTALDNVDLTVRAGEFLVIVGPSGCGKSTLLDLLGGLTEPTSGRILVDGEPVTGPGLDRGIVFQQYALLPWRTAQGNVEFGLEAKHVPRRERAGRAREHLDLVGLTGFHDRYPHELSGGMKQRVAIARSLAFDPDVLLMDEPFAALDAQTRDGLQDELLKIWEKTGKTVVFITHGIDEAVYLGQRVAVMTSRPGRIKQVVDVPLDARSATEDLRSDPEFARYRHEIWTLLRDEVSKARTEELEASRG; this comes from the coding sequence ATGAAGATCGTCCTGCAGGGCGTCGGCAAGAGGTTCCGCGGCGTCACCGCCCTCGACAACGTCGACCTGACGGTACGGGCCGGCGAGTTCCTGGTCATCGTCGGCCCCAGCGGCTGCGGCAAATCCACCCTGCTCGACCTGCTCGGCGGCCTCACCGAGCCGACCAGCGGCCGGATCCTGGTCGACGGCGAGCCGGTCACCGGCCCCGGACTCGACCGCGGCATCGTCTTCCAGCAGTACGCCCTGCTGCCCTGGCGCACCGCCCAGGGCAACGTCGAGTTCGGTCTCGAAGCCAAACACGTGCCCCGCCGGGAGCGTGCCGGACGGGCCCGCGAACACCTGGACCTGGTCGGCCTGACCGGATTCCACGACCGCTACCCGCACGAGCTCTCCGGCGGCATGAAACAGCGCGTCGCCATCGCCCGCAGCCTCGCCTTCGACCCGGACGTGCTGCTGATGGACGAGCCGTTCGCCGCCCTCGACGCGCAGACCCGCGACGGCCTGCAGGACGAGCTGCTCAAGATCTGGGAGAAGACCGGCAAGACCGTCGTGTTCATCACCCACGGCATCGACGAGGCGGTCTACCTCGGACAGCGCGTCGCCGTGATGACCTCCCGGCCCGGGCGCATCAAACAGGTCGTGGACGTGCCCCTCGACGCCCGGTCGGCCACCGAGGACCTGCGCTCCGACCCGGAGTTCGCACGCTACCGGCACGAGATCTGGACGCTGCTGCGCGACGAGGTCAGCAAGGCCCGTACCGAGGAACTGGAGGCCTCCCGTGGTTAG
- a CDS encoding ABC transporter permease: protein MVSVPLPAAPAIRLVPFLRSTLTRSAGILLLAAIWEILPRLGVVDSTFLPPLSEVLAAWWDLARSGELLDHTRASLTRSLSGFALAIVAAIPLGLLIGWYRPVANLLTPLLEVFRNTAALAILPVFVLILGLGETSKIAIILYACAWPILLNTVSGVRTVDPLLIKSARSLGLGPLRLFQKVVLPAAVPTVFTGIRLAGAYSILILIAAEMVGAKAGLGYLINYAQYNFAVPDMYAGIITISGIGLIVNQLLILTERRFSTWRTN, encoded by the coding sequence GTGGTTAGCGTCCCGCTGCCGGCCGCGCCGGCGATCCGCCTGGTCCCGTTCCTGCGATCGACGCTCACCAGGTCGGCCGGGATCCTGCTGCTCGCCGCGATCTGGGAGATCCTCCCCCGCCTCGGCGTGGTGGACTCCACCTTCCTGCCACCGCTGTCCGAGGTCCTGGCCGCCTGGTGGGACCTGGCGCGCTCCGGGGAACTGCTGGACCACACCCGGGCCAGCCTCACCCGCTCGCTGTCCGGCTTCGCGCTGGCGATCGTCGCCGCCATCCCGCTCGGCCTGCTGATCGGCTGGTACCGACCGGTGGCGAACCTGCTCACCCCGCTGCTGGAGGTCTTCCGCAACACCGCCGCGCTGGCCATCCTGCCGGTCTTCGTGCTGATCCTCGGCCTCGGCGAGACCTCCAAGATCGCGATCATCCTGTACGCCTGCGCCTGGCCCATCCTGCTCAACACGGTCAGCGGCGTACGCACCGTCGACCCGCTGCTGATCAAGTCGGCGCGCTCGCTCGGCCTCGGCCCGCTGCGCCTGTTCCAGAAAGTCGTCCTGCCCGCCGCGGTGCCGACCGTCTTCACCGGCATCCGGCTGGCCGGGGCGTACTCGATCCTCATCCTGATCGCCGCCGAGATGGTCGGCGCCAAGGCCGGGCTCGGCTACCTCATCAACTACGCCCAGTACAACTTCGCGGTCCCCGACATGTACGCCGGAATCATCACCATCTCCGGCATCGGCCTGATCGTGAACCAGCTCCTGATCCTCACCGAGCGCCGCTTCTCCACCTGGCGCACCAACTAG
- a CDS encoding TauD/TfdA dioxygenase family protein, whose protein sequence is MTIDITRIGGRIGAEVSGVDLKLSIDDTTAKEIHDALVEHKVLVFRGQHLDDEQHQRFASIFGPLTLAHPTVPSVDGQANVLEVAGGPGARANAWHTDVTFVVAPPKATTLRSLVVPPYGGDTLFANTAAAYTDLPEHLRLLADRAWAEHSNEYDYAEHPQFRSTEVEEYHRVFVSTRYRTAHPVVRVNPDSGLPNLFIGNFVTGIIGLSKTESRDVLRLLQHYVTRPENTLRHRWQVGDLVVWDNRSTQHYAADDYGDLARKLHRVTVAGDVPVGLDGAKSYILEGDEATHYTPQVQ, encoded by the coding sequence ATGACCATCGACATCACCCGCATCGGTGGCCGCATCGGCGCCGAGGTCTCCGGCGTCGACCTAAAGCTCTCGATCGACGACACCACCGCCAAGGAGATCCACGACGCGCTGGTCGAGCACAAGGTGCTGGTCTTCCGCGGCCAGCACCTCGACGACGAACAGCACCAGCGCTTCGCCTCGATCTTCGGCCCGCTCACCCTCGCACATCCGACCGTCCCGTCCGTCGACGGGCAGGCCAACGTGCTGGAGGTGGCCGGCGGGCCGGGCGCCCGGGCCAACGCCTGGCACACCGACGTGACCTTCGTGGTCGCCCCGCCCAAGGCCACCACGCTGCGCAGCCTGGTCGTCCCGCCGTACGGCGGCGACACCCTGTTCGCCAACACCGCCGCCGCCTACACCGACCTGCCCGAACACCTGCGGCTGCTGGCCGACCGGGCGTGGGCGGAGCACTCCAACGAGTACGACTACGCCGAGCACCCGCAATTCCGCTCGACGGAGGTCGAGGAGTACCACCGGGTCTTCGTCTCGACCCGGTACCGCACCGCGCACCCGGTCGTGCGGGTCAACCCCGACTCCGGGCTGCCGAACCTGTTCATCGGCAACTTCGTCACCGGCATCATCGGCCTGTCCAAGACCGAGTCCCGGGACGTCCTGCGGCTGCTGCAGCACTACGTCACCCGGCCGGAGAACACCCTGCGGCACCGGTGGCAGGTCGGCGACCTCGTCGTCTGGGACAACCGCAGCACCCAGCACTACGCCGCCGACGACTACGGCGACCTGGCACGTAAGCTGCACCGGGTGACCGTGGCCGGCGACGTCCCGGTCGGCCTGGACGGCGCCAAGAGCTACATCCTCGAGGGCGACGAGGCCACCCACTACACCCCGCAGGTGCAGTGA
- a CDS encoding LLM class flavin-dependent oxidoreductase has product MTRPLHLNAFLMSVGHHEAAWRLPESDPYADVDVEHFKNLARIAERGKLDSVFLADGPVLWDQVGRRPSGVLEPTVLLTALAGATERIGLIATASTTYNEPYNLARRFASLDIISGGRAGWNIVTTAGLDAARNFNLDHLPAHRERYERAAEFVDVSLKLWDSWADDAVLADKANGVWGDAAKIYPPAHSGRFFRVAGALNVPRSAQGRPVLVQAGSSANGRDFAARYAEAVFTAHQTLADAQEFYTDLKRRAAEHGRDPEHVKILPGIVPIIGASAAEAREKEAELNRLIRPDYALPQLATLLGIDPSELRLDAPLPEHLPDEDEIEGQKSRRTLVVNLGRREKLTVRQIIARLGGGRGHLTFAGTPVQVADAISSWQDAGAADGFNVMAPVLPSGLTDFVDQVVPILQERGRFRTEYTGHTLREHYGLLRPENRNVPVPALL; this is encoded by the coding sequence ATGACCCGGCCACTGCACCTGAACGCCTTCCTGATGAGCGTCGGGCACCACGAGGCCGCCTGGCGGCTGCCGGAGAGCGACCCGTACGCCGACGTCGACGTCGAACACTTCAAGAACCTCGCCCGGATCGCCGAGCGCGGCAAGCTCGACTCGGTGTTCCTCGCCGACGGCCCGGTGCTCTGGGACCAGGTCGGCCGCCGCCCGTCCGGCGTGCTCGAACCGACCGTCCTGCTCACCGCGCTGGCCGGGGCCACCGAGCGGATCGGCCTGATCGCCACCGCCTCCACCACCTACAACGAGCCGTACAACCTGGCCCGCCGGTTCGCCTCGCTGGACATCATCAGCGGCGGCCGGGCCGGCTGGAACATCGTCACCACCGCCGGCCTGGACGCGGCCCGCAACTTCAACCTCGACCACCTGCCCGCCCACCGGGAGCGCTACGAGCGCGCCGCCGAGTTCGTCGACGTCTCGCTCAAGCTGTGGGACTCGTGGGCCGACGACGCCGTGCTCGCCGACAAGGCGAACGGTGTCTGGGGCGACGCTGCCAAGATCTACCCGCCGGCGCACTCCGGGCGGTTCTTCCGGGTCGCCGGAGCGCTCAACGTCCCGCGCTCCGCGCAGGGGCGCCCGGTGCTGGTCCAGGCCGGCTCCTCGGCGAACGGCCGCGACTTCGCCGCGAGATACGCCGAGGCCGTCTTCACCGCCCACCAGACCCTCGCCGACGCCCAGGAGTTCTACACCGATCTCAAGCGGCGCGCCGCGGAACACGGCCGCGACCCGGAGCACGTCAAGATCCTGCCCGGCATCGTCCCGATCATCGGCGCCTCGGCCGCGGAGGCCCGGGAGAAAGAGGCCGAGCTGAACCGGCTGATCCGCCCGGACTACGCGCTGCCGCAACTAGCCACATTGCTCGGAATCGATCCATCGGAATTGCGGCTCGACGCGCCGCTACCCGAGCACCTGCCGGACGAGGACGAGATCGAAGGCCAGAAGAGCCGCCGTACCCTGGTGGTCAATCTCGGTCGCCGCGAGAAGCTCACGGTCCGCCAGATCATCGCCCGCCTCGGCGGCGGCCGCGGCCATCTCACCTTCGCCGGAACCCCGGTCCAGGTCGCCGACGCCATCTCGTCCTGGCAGGATGCCGGCGCCGCGGACGGATTCAACGTCATGGCGCCGGTGCTGCCGTCCGGCCTGACCGACTTCGTCGACCAGGTGGTCCCGATCCTCCAGGAACGCGGTCGCTTCCGGACCGAATACACCGGACACACGCTCCGCGAACACTACGGCCTGCTACGCCCGGAAAACCGGAACGTCCCGGTTCCCGCCCTCCTCTGA
- a CDS encoding CBS domain-containing protein, with protein MRIRDILRVKGDAVVTVAPDMSVEGLVGELARHRIGAVVVSRDGVTVEGIVSERDVVRALADRGPAVLTEPVSTIHTTQVRTVAPDAQLEDVARLMTERRFRHVPVLVDGRLSGVVSIGDVVKNRIDELETERSTLADYITGDRH; from the coding sequence ATGCGGATCAGAGACATTCTTCGCGTCAAAGGCGACGCGGTGGTGACGGTGGCGCCGGACATGTCGGTGGAGGGGCTGGTCGGCGAGCTGGCACGCCACCGGATCGGCGCCGTAGTGGTGTCACGGGACGGGGTGACGGTGGAGGGCATCGTGAGTGAGCGGGACGTCGTCCGGGCCCTGGCCGACCGCGGTCCGGCAGTGCTGACCGAACCCGTCAGCACCATTCACACGACCCAGGTCCGGACGGTCGCGCCGGATGCGCAGCTGGAGGACGTGGCCCGGCTCATGACCGAACGCCGCTTCCGGCACGTGCCGGTGCTCGTCGACGGCCGCCTGTCCGGCGTCGTCAGCATCGGTGACGTGGTGAAGAACCGGATCGACGAGCTGGAGACCGAACGCAGCACCCTCGCCGACTACATCACCGGCGACCGCCACTGA
- a CDS encoding nucleotidyltransferase domain-containing protein, with amino-acid sequence MSDGRVVRQLEAIAEVVEVSGRLGVTAWLRGGWAMDFFLGELTRPHVDIDWFVWDDQAARLAEALVARGWALEAEPPHDRQMDLSMRDVEQSLTLLGRDESGNPVVPAGPWAGAPWPETMLDGPPRTLAGITCRIIAPEAQIEIKRMLPVWNPALPRRPKDATDIARLEAALRR; translated from the coding sequence GTGTCTGACGGCAGGGTGGTGCGGCAGTTGGAGGCGATCGCCGAGGTGGTCGAGGTCAGCGGGCGGTTGGGCGTCACGGCCTGGTTGCGTGGTGGGTGGGCGATGGACTTCTTCCTCGGTGAGCTGACCCGCCCGCACGTAGACATCGACTGGTTCGTCTGGGATGACCAGGCGGCACGCCTGGCGGAGGCTCTGGTCGCCCGCGGCTGGGCGCTCGAGGCAGAGCCGCCGCACGACCGGCAGATGGATCTGAGCATGAGGGATGTCGAGCAGAGCCTGACGCTTCTGGGCCGTGACGAGTCCGGGAATCCGGTGGTTCCGGCCGGGCCGTGGGCCGGCGCGCCGTGGCCGGAGACCATGCTCGACGGTCCGCCGCGCACTCTGGCCGGCATCACCTGCCGGATCATCGCCCCGGAAGCGCAGATCGAGATCAAGCGGATGCTGCCGGTCTGGAATCCGGCCCTCCCGCGCCGCCCGAAGGACGCCACCGACATCGCCCGCCTCGAGGCTGCCCTGCGCCGCTGA
- a CDS encoding STM4011 family radical SAM protein — protein sequence MLYRGPLASCNYDCPYCPFAKRHDPPGLLREDRAALERFTGWVAATTDVRLSVLFTPWGEGLTRSWYRDAMVSLSHLPHVERVAIQTNLAARPDWLAAADPATAALWATYHPGQVTRERFLARCAALLRMGVRFSVGVVGLPEHLDEARALRAALPERVYVWVNAAEGRRYTPEEEARWTALDPLFGYSVRPHLSLDRPCHAGETAISVRGDGTVRRCHFVQEEIGNLYDGTWRAALRPRTCVNAICDCHIGYVHLKPLGLREVFAGGVLERIPAGWPDAVISGHVPLDA from the coding sequence GTGCTCTATCGCGGACCGCTCGCGAGCTGCAACTACGACTGCCCGTACTGCCCGTTCGCGAAGCGGCACGATCCGCCCGGGCTGCTGCGGGAGGACCGCGCCGCGCTGGAGCGCTTCACCGGCTGGGTGGCCGCGACCACCGACGTACGCCTGTCGGTGCTCTTCACCCCGTGGGGCGAGGGGCTGACCCGCAGCTGGTACCGCGACGCGATGGTGTCGCTGTCGCATCTGCCGCACGTCGAGCGGGTGGCGATCCAGACGAACCTGGCGGCCCGGCCGGACTGGCTGGCCGCGGCCGACCCGGCGACCGCCGCGCTCTGGGCGACCTATCACCCGGGCCAGGTCACCCGGGAGCGGTTCCTGGCCCGCTGCGCGGCGCTGCTGCGGATGGGCGTGCGCTTCTCGGTGGGGGTGGTCGGCCTTCCGGAACACCTCGACGAGGCGCGCGCGCTGCGCGCCGCGCTTCCGGAGCGGGTGTACGTGTGGGTCAACGCCGCCGAGGGCCGGCGGTACACGCCCGAGGAGGAGGCGCGGTGGACCGCGCTCGACCCGCTGTTCGGCTACAGCGTGCGACCCCACCTGTCGCTGGACCGCCCCTGCCACGCCGGGGAGACGGCCATCTCGGTGCGCGGTGACGGCACGGTGCGGCGCTGTCACTTCGTCCAGGAGGAGATCGGAAATCTGTACGACGGTACGTGGCGTGCCGCGCTGCGCCCGCGAACCTGCGTGAACGCGATCTGCGACTGCCACATCGGCTACGTGCACCTGAAGCCGCTCGGGCTGCGTGAGGTCTTCGCCGGTGGCGTCCTCGAACGTATCCCCGCCGGCTGGCCGGACGCGGTGATCTCCGGGCACGTGCCACTCGACGCTTGA
- a CDS encoding STM4012 family radical SAM protein, with protein MIDGSPYQAYLYAYPHKTSYRPLRPRPALADVWRDEAVDALFLYVHVPFCEMRCGFCNLFTRANAPAEQVTAYLAQLRHQAARVRDAVGDAAFARAAFGGGTPTHLEAGELAELFDICTTVLGARLPGAPLSVETSPATATPDRLSVLTAHGTTRVSIGVQSFLDAESRAAGRPQRRADVERALGAIRDARVPVLNLDLIYGIDGQTPRSWQFSLDAALAWRPEEVFLYPLYVRPLTGLGRRAVTRSDWDAQRLALYRQGREALLAAGYRQESMRQFRLPTVADDGPDYCCQDDGMVGIGCGARSYTRRLHYSFDYAVSVGQVRAVLDDYLSRPPDDFAFAEVGFALDEAEQRRRWLIKSLLRVDGVPAAAYRERFASDPAADFPQLARLVEAGWAEPGGLRLTAAGLERSDAVGPWLTSADVRRAMAGYQAR; from the coding sequence ATGATCGACGGTTCCCCCTACCAGGCCTATCTGTACGCGTACCCGCACAAGACGTCGTACCGCCCGCTGCGCCCGCGCCCCGCGCTGGCCGACGTGTGGCGTGACGAGGCGGTCGACGCGCTCTTCCTCTACGTGCACGTGCCGTTCTGCGAGATGCGATGCGGCTTCTGCAACCTGTTCACCCGGGCCAACGCTCCCGCCGAGCAGGTCACCGCCTATCTCGCCCAGCTGCGCCACCAGGCCGCCCGGGTGCGCGACGCGGTCGGGGACGCGGCGTTCGCCCGGGCCGCGTTCGGCGGCGGCACCCCGACCCATCTGGAGGCGGGCGAGCTGGCCGAGCTGTTCGACATCTGCACCACCGTGCTCGGCGCGCGGTTGCCCGGGGCGCCGCTGTCGGTGGAGACGTCACCGGCCACCGCCACCCCGGACCGGCTGAGCGTGCTCACCGCGCACGGCACGACCCGGGTCAGCATCGGCGTGCAGAGCTTCCTCGACGCGGAGTCCCGCGCGGCCGGCCGTCCGCAGCGCCGCGCCGACGTGGAGCGGGCGCTCGGCGCGATCCGGGACGCCCGGGTGCCGGTGCTCAACCTCGACCTGATCTACGGCATCGACGGCCAGACCCCGCGGTCCTGGCAGTTCAGCCTGGACGCCGCGCTGGCCTGGCGCCCCGAGGAGGTATTCCTCTACCCGCTGTACGTACGCCCGCTGACCGGGTTGGGCCGCCGCGCCGTCACCCGCTCGGACTGGGACGCGCAGCGGTTGGCGCTCTACCGCCAGGGCCGCGAGGCGCTGCTGGCCGCCGGCTACCGGCAGGAGTCGATGCGGCAGTTCCGGCTGCCCACGGTCGCCGACGACGGACCGGACTACTGCTGCCAGGACGACGGGATGGTCGGGATCGGCTGTGGGGCGCGCTCGTACACCCGGCGGCTGCACTACTCGTTCGACTACGCGGTCTCGGTGGGCCAGGTCCGGGCGGTGCTCGACGACTACCTGTCCCGGCCGCCGGACGACTTCGCGTTCGCCGAGGTGGGCTTCGCGCTGGACGAGGCCGAGCAGCGGCGGCGGTGGCTGATCAAGTCGCTGCTGCGGGTGGACGGGGTGCCCGCGGCGGCGTACCGGGAAAGGTTCGCCAGCGACCCGGCGGCGGACTTCCCACAGCTGGCCCGGCTGGTCGAGGCCGGATGGGCGGAGCCCGGCGGGCTGCGCCTGACCGCCGCCGGGCTGGAACGCTCGGACGCCGTCGGCCCCTGGCTCACCTCCGCCGACGTACGCCGGGCGATGGCCGGGTACCAGGCTCGATGA
- a CDS encoding STM4013/SEN3800 family hydrolase: MRSLIGSHDILLVTLDTLRYDVAAELAATGRTPHLSRVLPGGRWERRHSPASFTYAAHHAFFAGFLPTPDSPGDHERLYAAAFPGSTTSGPDTWVFDAPDLPTALAGAGYHTLCLGGVGFFNQRGALGRVLPGLFAEAHWEPEFGVTAPDCLGAQLRRLEASLGALPAGQPLFTFLNVAALHQPNRHYLPGAATDSRDSHAAALEYVDSRIDRLFQLVSGRDRPVFTIVCADHGTAYGEDGHTGHRVGHEVVWTVPYAQFVLTPGA; this comes from the coding sequence GTGCGTTCGCTGATCGGCAGCCACGACATCCTCCTGGTCACCCTGGACACGTTGCGCTACGACGTGGCCGCCGAGCTGGCCGCGACCGGCCGCACGCCGCACCTGTCCCGGGTGCTGCCGGGCGGCCGCTGGGAGCGGCGGCACTCCCCGGCCAGCTTCACCTACGCCGCCCACCACGCGTTCTTCGCCGGGTTCCTGCCCACCCCCGACTCCCCGGGCGACCACGAGCGGCTCTACGCCGCCGCGTTCCCCGGCAGCACGACGTCCGGGCCGGACACCTGGGTGTTCGACGCGCCGGACCTGCCCACCGCGCTCGCCGGGGCCGGCTACCACACGCTCTGCCTGGGCGGGGTCGGCTTCTTCAACCAGCGCGGCGCGCTCGGCCGGGTGCTGCCCGGCCTGTTCGCCGAGGCGCACTGGGAACCGGAGTTCGGGGTGACCGCGCCGGACTGCCTCGGCGCCCAGCTGCGGCGCCTGGAGGCGTCGCTCGGCGCGCTGCCGGCCGGGCAGCCGCTGTTCACCTTCCTCAACGTGGCCGCCCTGCACCAGCCCAACCGGCACTACCTGCCCGGCGCCGCCACCGACAGCCGGGACAGCCACGCGGCCGCCCTGGAGTACGTCGACAGCCGCATCGACCGCCTGTTCCAGCTGGTCAGCGGGCGGGACCGGCCGGTGTTCACGATCGTCTGCGCGGACCACGGCACGGCGTACGGCGAGGACGGCCACACCGGACACCGGGTCGGTCACGAGGTGGTGTGGACCGTGCCGTACGCCCAGTTCGTGCTGACCCCGGGAGCATGA
- a CDS encoding STM4014 family protein, giving the protein MRLSVIGNPANRRVAGFVGAAVAAGLPRPRVLPWRELLSGAPAPTGGLLRIDSPGEDAQVDRLLRGGDRPARHGEILGLAAAYAGLVTAATRAVSGGADPLNHPGDIAVLCDKRRCHALLSAAGIPVPAALPPVRSYPQLREAMSAAGWHRVFVKPAHGSSASGVLAFAVGPGRVLATTSVELTPDGLFNSLRLRRYTTEPQIAAIVDRLAPDGLHVERWLPKARLGDRVADLRVVVIAGRPTHVVVRTSRSPLTNLHLGNARGDLAAFRAHTGPAAWTAAMETCERVAACFPRSLHVGVDLMFLAGRARHAVAEVNAFGDLIPGVRHDGRDTWAEQIHALVSGRWQRHREAACVR; this is encoded by the coding sequence ATGCGGCTGTCCGTGATCGGCAACCCGGCGAACCGCCGGGTGGCCGGCTTCGTCGGGGCGGCGGTGGCGGCCGGCCTGCCCCGGCCGCGGGTGCTGCCCTGGCGGGAGCTGCTGAGCGGGGCCCCGGCGCCCACCGGCGGGCTGCTGCGCATCGACTCGCCCGGCGAGGACGCGCAGGTCGATCGCCTGCTGCGCGGCGGCGACCGGCCCGCCCGCCACGGCGAGATCCTCGGCCTGGCCGCCGCGTACGCCGGGCTGGTCACGGCTGCCACGCGGGCGGTGTCCGGCGGGGCCGACCCGCTCAACCACCCCGGCGACATCGCGGTGCTCTGCGACAAGCGCCGGTGCCACGCGCTGCTGTCCGCCGCCGGGATCCCGGTGCCCGCGGCGCTGCCACCGGTGCGCTCCTATCCGCAGTTGCGCGAGGCGATGAGCGCCGCGGGGTGGCACCGGGTCTTCGTCAAACCGGCGCACGGCTCCTCCGCCTCCGGGGTGCTGGCGTTCGCCGTCGGGCCGGGCCGGGTGCTGGCCACCACCTCGGTCGAGCTCACCCCGGACGGGCTGTTCAACTCGCTGCGCCTGCGGCGGTACACGACCGAGCCACAGATCGCGGCCATCGTCGACCGGCTCGCCCCGGACGGCCTGCACGTGGAGCGCTGGCTGCCCAAGGCCCGCCTGGGCGACCGGGTCGCCGACCTGCGCGTGGTGGTGATCGCCGGGCGCCCCACGCACGTGGTGGTCCGGACGTCCCGCAGCCCGCTGACCAATCTGCACCTGGGCAACGCCCGCGGCGACCTGGCCGCGTTCCGCGCGCACACCGGCCCGGCGGCCTGGACCGCCGCGATGGAGACCTGCGAGCGGGTGGCCGCCTGCTTCCCGCGCAGCCTGCACGTCGGCGTCGACCTGATGTTCCTGGCCGGCCGGGCGCGACACGCGGTCGCCGAGGTGAACGCGTTCGGCGACCTGATCCCCGGCGTGCGGCACGACGGCCGCGACACCTGGGCCGAGCAGATCCACGCGCTGGTCAGCGGCCGCTGGCAGCGGCACCGGGAGGCCGCGTGCGTTCGCTGA
- a CDS encoding STM4015 family protein: protein MTFSSGTGSFDGRRVVDYPQDTTGPVAWRVSHVGYDGSVDIKLCEEFRAKFEAFVTDLGPAVESLVIGSWGYAAFAPAPVAQICAAAPRLPRLRSLFLGDIGAEECEISWMKVGDVSPLLTAYPRLETLQVRGGEDFRFAAPVRHDSLRRLVVQSGGLGADFAGAVLASRLPALTDLELWLGVADYGGRVTLDVLRPLLDGELFPNLRRLGLRNAEFADDIAAALAGAPVVQRLESLDLSMGTLGDAGAAALLAGQPLTHLRELNLRFHYMSEQTAAAVVAALPGVRVDVGDPQEPDEYDSGGEHFSERYTAVAE, encoded by the coding sequence ATGACGTTCTCCTCCGGCACCGGTTCCTTCGACGGCCGCCGGGTCGTCGACTACCCGCAGGACACCACCGGCCCGGTCGCGTGGCGGGTGTCCCACGTCGGCTACGACGGCTCCGTCGACATCAAGCTCTGCGAGGAGTTCCGCGCCAAGTTCGAGGCGTTCGTGACCGACCTCGGCCCGGCCGTGGAGTCCCTGGTGATCGGCTCGTGGGGGTACGCCGCCTTCGCCCCCGCGCCGGTCGCGCAGATCTGCGCGGCCGCCCCGCGCCTGCCCCGGCTGCGCTCGCTGTTCCTCGGTGACATCGGCGCGGAGGAGTGCGAAATCTCCTGGATGAAGGTGGGCGACGTCAGCCCGCTGCTCACCGCCTACCCACGGCTGGAGACGCTGCAGGTGCGCGGCGGCGAGGACTTCCGGTTCGCCGCCCCGGTCCGCCACGACAGCCTGCGCCGGCTGGTGGTGCAGAGCGGCGGCCTCGGCGCGGACTTCGCCGGCGCGGTGCTCGCCTCCCGGTTGCCCGCCCTGACCGATCTGGAGCTGTGGCTGGGCGTGGCGGACTACGGCGGCCGGGTCACGCTCGACGTGCTGCGCCCGCTGCTGGACGGCGAGCTCTTCCCGAACCTGCGCCGGCTCGGCCTGCGCAACGCCGAGTTCGCCGACGACATCGCCGCCGCGCTCGCCGGGGCGCCGGTGGTCCAGCGTCTGGAGTCGCTCGACCTGTCGATGGGCACGCTCGGCGACGCCGGCGCGGCCGCCCTGCTGGCCGGGCAGCCCCTCACCCACCTGCGCGAGCTGAACCTGCGGTTCCACTACATGTCCGAGCAGACCGCGGCGGCCGTGGTGGCCGCGCTGCCCGGGGTGCGCGTCGACGTCGGCGACCCGCAGGAGCCGGACGAGTACGACTCCGGCGGCGAACACTTCTCCGAGCGCTACACCGCGGTGGCCGAGTGA